CATTGCGACACCATCGTTCTAGGCGCCGGGATTGTCGGCGTCAGCACCGCGCTGCACCTGCAGGCCCGTGGCCGCAAGGTCGTGCTGATCGACCGGCAACAATCGGGCAACGGCACCAGCCATGGCAACGCCGGGCTGATTGAACGTGCCAGCGTGATTCCCTATGCTTTCCCGCGCCAGCTGTCGAGCCTGCTGCGCTACGCCGGCAATCAGCAATCCGACGTGCGCTACAGCCTCAAGCACCTGCCCAAGGCCGGCCCGTGGCTGCTGCAATACTGGCGTCATTCCGGGGCCAAGGGCCTGGCCGCCGCGACCCGGGCGATGCTGCCGCTGGTGGAGCGCTGCGTCAGTGAACACGACCAGCTCTCGGAGCCGGCGGGGATGCAGCACCTGATCCAGACCAGTGGCTGGATCGAAGCCTACAGCTCACCCGTCGCCTTCGCCAAGGCCCAGCAGGATGCCGCCGCACTCAAGGAGTTCGCCCTCAATTACCGAGTGCTGGACCGTACGCAGATGCACGCCAAACAACCCGGCCTGCACCCGGATGTCATCGGTGGCATTCACTGGCTGGACCCCAAGACCGTCAGCGATCCCGGCGGCTTGACCCGGGGTTATGCCGACCTGTTCGTCGCCCGTGGCGGAGTGTTCGTGATCGGCGATGCACTGACGCTGCAGCAGCGCGTCGGCAAATGGGAAGTGCTCAGTGAACAGGGCCTGGTGGTTGCCGATGAAGCGGTGGTCACCCTCGGCCCGCAGGCGCGGGGCGTGTTCGAACCGCTGGGCTACAAAATTCCGCTGGCGATCAAGCGCGGCTACCACATGCACTACGCCGCCCAGCCCGGCGCCTCCCTGCAGCAGCCGCTGCTCGATCCGGTGGGCGGCTACGTGCTGGCGCCCATGGTCGGTGGGATTCGCCTGACCACCGGCATCGAGTTCGCCGACAGTGATGATCCGATCAACGAAATCCAGTTGCGCCGCTGCGAGGAACTGGCCAGCGCGTTCTTCCCGCTGGGCGAACGCCTCAACGCCGAACCGTGGCTGGGTCGTCGGCCGTGCTTGCCGGACATGTGCCCGGTAATCGGCCCGGCGCCCCGACACAAGGGCCTGTGGTTCAACTTCGGGCATGCCCACCACGGCCTGACCCTGGGCCCGGTGTGCGGACGCCTGCTGGCGGAAATGATGACCGGCGCCGCCCCCTTCACTGACCCAACCCCTTACAGCGCCGAGCGCTTCCACTGATTGTCGGAGATTCACATGTCTGCTCTCTCTGCCGTTAAAGACGCCGCGCCGCAAACCCGTGCCGACAACCGCAAGGTGGTGGTCGATATCGCCGGCCTGAACAAGTTCTATGGCGCCTTCCATGTGCTGCACGATGTCGACCTGAGCGTGCACGAAGGCGAACGTATCGTCCTCTGCGGACCCTCCGGATCTGGCAAGTCGACACTGATCCGTTGCATCAACCAGCTGGAAATCGCCGAGAAGGGTCGGATTCTGGTCAACGGTACCGACCTCGCCCACACCACCCGCGAAGCGGCCAAGGTGCGCAGCGAAATTGGCATGGTATTCCAGCACTTCAACCTGTTCCCGCACATGAGCGTGCTCGACAACTGCACCCTGGCACCGATCTCGGTGCGTGGCCTGAGCCGCAAGAAAGCCGAAGAACTGGCCGAGCACTTTTTGCAGAAAGTCGGGATCGCCAGCCAAGCCGGCAAATACCCCAGCCAACTCTCCGGTGGCCAGCAACAGCGGGTGGCGATCGCCCGCGCACTGTGCATGGAACCGAAGATCATGCTGTTCGACGAACCGACTTCTGCCCTCGACCCGGAGATGGTCAGCGAAGTGTTGGACGTGATGGTCAAACTCGCCGGCAGTGGCATGACCATGCTCTGCGTCACCCACGAAATGGGCTTCGCCCGCCAGGTCGCCGAACGCGTGCTGTTCCTCGACGGCGGCCGCATCATCGAAGACGCCCCGCCCGAAGCCTTCTTCAACGCTCCGCAAAGCGCCCGGGCCAAGGCGTTTTTGGCGCAGATTGTTCATTAAATTCCGGCACACCGCGGACCCGGTGCTCCGCCACTCATACTCGCCGGGACCATCCCGGGCGGCGATCGGCTGCTCGGGATGAGGCCTCCACATCCGCCAGGTGCAACGCCTGACCCACCGCCATCGCGATGCTGCGGTGATCCGATAAGCCAGCGTCCGTAAAACCAATGCAACAATTAACGCCGCACCCATCCTGGCAAACACCGTTATCTTTCTCGCTGCCAAACATTGGCACTCTGCTCATCCACAAAAGGAATTTGATATGGACAGAAACAATGAAAGGTCTTTCGTTGCACGGGTTTATAGCGACGGCAAAAAGATGGAATTTCTTCAAACTTCCAGCAATGCAAACATATTGACCACCCGAGAAGGATCCGGCCCGCCCCACGCGTACGACCCGATAAGCAAAAAGTGGGTTCGCGTAGGTCGTGGTCCACTGAAGTCCACTCTGCTGGTGCACTTGCGCTGCTACGACAGCCACTACCAGTTGCAGATTCTTGGTAAAAACGACACTTACCTCAGCGCCGACTACGACGATATTCTGGGTGCGTTCTCCAGTACGCAGCGCAATGTAACAAACTTCACCCTGCTGAACGCCGAACATCAACCTATCACCCTGGACGACTTGAATGACCCTCAGGCAGATATCTACCTGCAAACCGACAACGCAGGGCTGATAAAGCAATCACTTTTTGAAAAGTGGGGCTACACCTATACCTGCTTCACCCACACCGCCGGTGACCTCAGGTTGTTCAATCTGGATATTTTGCAGCGACAAGTCGTAACCCCCGATAGCCCGGAACAATACGACTAACCCCGGTCGATCCGCAGGCTGATGGATGGCCTGCAATTGAAAAAAACCAAAAAAAAACCCCGCATCTTTCGATGCGGGGCTTTTTCATTCAGCGCCTGATCAGGCCGCCGGTTCCAGCTCGGCAACAGCCGAGGCAGGAACCACTGCTTGACCGCTCAGGGCCAGGTCCAGCAGCTCGCGGTTGGCCACTGCATACATGGCGTAGTCGGTGCCGCTGGCGGCACGGATTTCCACCAGCATGGCGCGCCAGCGTTCGAGCATCGCTTCGTGCTGACCCATCCACAGGGCCAGGCGCGCTTCCACGTCCTGGCTGCCATCGCCCTGCTGCAGGACCGAGATGGTGATCGCCCGCTGTTGCCAGTCGACGTCATCGCGGAACGCTTCGCGGGCCAGGGCCTGCCAGTTGTTTTCCACCGGCAAGGCACTGATCTGCTGCAAGTACCAGGTGATGTCCAGCTTCTCGCCGACCGCGAAGTAGGCCTTGGCCACTTCCGCCGGATCCTGACCGGTCACATCGGAGGCTTCGATCACCGGCAGCAGGGTGTACAGGTGCGAGGTACCCGCCACCATCCGTGCCAACAGCTCAGGTACGCCAGCTTCGACGTACGCCTGGTAACGCTTCTGCCAGCCTTCGCGGGTCGGGCCTTCCAGCAGTTCGTCGAGTTTGAGACCCAACTCCTTGAGGTGCGGACCGAAATGCGCGACGTCACGGGCAGCGTTCTGCTCGTTGCGACGGGTACGCAGGAACCAGCGCGTGGCAC
This region of Pseudomonas fluorescens genomic DNA includes:
- a CDS encoding NAD(P)/FAD-dependent oxidoreductase, which translates into the protein MHCDTIVLGAGIVGVSTALHLQARGRKVVLIDRQQSGNGTSHGNAGLIERASVIPYAFPRQLSSLLRYAGNQQSDVRYSLKHLPKAGPWLLQYWRHSGAKGLAAATRAMLPLVERCVSEHDQLSEPAGMQHLIQTSGWIEAYSSPVAFAKAQQDAAALKEFALNYRVLDRTQMHAKQPGLHPDVIGGIHWLDPKTVSDPGGLTRGYADLFVARGGVFVIGDALTLQQRVGKWEVLSEQGLVVADEAVVTLGPQARGVFEPLGYKIPLAIKRGYHMHYAAQPGASLQQPLLDPVGGYVLAPMVGGIRLTTGIEFADSDDPINEIQLRRCEELASAFFPLGERLNAEPWLGRRPCLPDMCPVIGPAPRHKGLWFNFGHAHHGLTLGPVCGRLLAEMMTGAAPFTDPTPYSAERFH
- a CDS encoding amino acid ABC transporter ATP-binding protein → MSALSAVKDAAPQTRADNRKVVVDIAGLNKFYGAFHVLHDVDLSVHEGERIVLCGPSGSGKSTLIRCINQLEIAEKGRILVNGTDLAHTTREAAKVRSEIGMVFQHFNLFPHMSVLDNCTLAPISVRGLSRKKAEELAEHFLQKVGIASQAGKYPSQLSGGQQQRVAIARALCMEPKIMLFDEPTSALDPEMVSEVLDVMVKLAGSGMTMLCVTHEMGFARQVAERVLFLDGGRIIEDAPPEAFFNAPQSARAKAFLAQIVH